In the genome of Gammaproteobacteria bacterium, one region contains:
- a CDS encoding DUF2231 domain-containing protein, translating to MINHRNWALPTAAAIFLLACWSVWRYIKNERISLMFIIALLVVEGLLLSTAWRGRELVYRHGLGVMSLPQSAKELEHHHPDQMPNY from the coding sequence ATGATTAATCATCGTAATTGGGCATTACCCACTGCAGCGGCTATTTTTCTTTTGGCTTGTTGGTCAGTTTGGCGTTATATCAAGAATGAACGAATTTCGTTGATGTTTATTATTGCTTTGCTTGTTGTAGAGGGATTATTGTTATCCACTGCTTGGCGAGGTAGAGAACTAGTTTACCGCCACGGATTAGGTGTCATGTCATTACCACAATCAGCAAAAGAATTAGAACATCATCATCCTGATCAGATGCCAAATTATTGA
- a CDS encoding cation-translocating P-type ATPase, producing MIWHTESHSAIAIHLKTDLQLGLSSLEASARLQAGGVNELTQEKHIGPLKIFIRQFNSVVIWVLLSATLVSSLLREYINAIAILAIVILNAIIGFMLEYRADRAITALKGMTTPQAKVIRDDHRQLIPASQIVPGDILCLESGDVVAADARLFKIASLKINEASLTGESLPVEKNIALCLKETPLADQLNMVFMGTAVVNGTGHAMVVATGMQTEMGHIATMLQKASSDETPLQKRLNQVAYRLLWACFAIILLIFGLGLWQSLPFFSLFTSAVGLAVAAIPEGLPAVVTVALAMGVQRMARRSVLVRHMSAVETLGCLQVICTDKTGTLTIGEMTARKLIAGGIIHTILGEGYDIAGNYLHDSREINANQNAVLQQVLRAAVACNEAELDEAHSSIFGDPTEIALLVAAAKAGIWKKEIEQEMPRVAELPFDSERKRMSVIRRKEDAYKLFIKGAPEAVLKRCSKILLPEGIEQISKASHIQIQQSCEWMAADGLRILAIAERLLPEGIDYSQVDDSIEVNLTLLGIVGMQDPPHPEAKRAVQQCKTAGIKAVMITGDHPATAQAIAQELGIFSPGDKIVTGSEIEKMTSKDLANIVNDITVYARVSPEHKIKIVEAWKQRETIVAMTGDGVNDAPALKAAAVGIAMGKTATDVTKEAADIIVTDNNFMSIVAGVEEGRTIYNNISKTLSYLLAGNAGELIVMFIAILVGWPLPLLVIQLLWINLITDGLPAIALATDASEPDILKRAPRPTKKPFMDKAFFQRVIFIGCLTSLVTLGTFAYYYLGYHDLTQARDSAFSVLVTAELLRAFGARSHEKTIWQVNIFSNLRLFFIVSVSFFLQVSIHHVSILQKVFGIKPVSLLECISWVVLGMIPLAIMELHKGIRNRRT from the coding sequence ATGATATGGCACACGGAATCACATAGTGCGATAGCTATTCATTTAAAAACCGATTTGCAGCTAGGTTTATCTTCATTAGAAGCTTCTGCTCGTCTCCAAGCTGGAGGTGTCAATGAATTAACACAAGAAAAGCACATAGGACCACTCAAAATTTTTATACGACAATTTAATAGCGTTGTGATTTGGGTGTTGTTAAGTGCCACTTTAGTTTCATCTCTACTGAGAGAATACATTAATGCTATTGCTATTCTGGCTATCGTTATTTTGAATGCCATCATCGGTTTTATGCTTGAATATCGCGCTGATCGTGCCATAACAGCATTGAAAGGCATGACCACTCCCCAAGCCAAAGTCATAAGGGACGATCACCGCCAACTGATTCCTGCATCTCAGATTGTTCCAGGAGATATCTTGTGTTTAGAAAGCGGGGATGTAGTGGCTGCTGATGCACGCCTTTTTAAAATAGCTTCATTAAAAATAAATGAAGCGTCTCTGACTGGAGAATCACTTCCTGTAGAAAAAAACATTGCATTGTGCTTGAAAGAAACCCCTTTGGCTGATCAATTGAACATGGTCTTTATGGGAACAGCGGTGGTCAACGGTACCGGACACGCAATGGTTGTAGCAACAGGCATGCAAACGGAAATGGGTCATATTGCAACTATGCTGCAAAAAGCAAGCAGTGATGAAACCCCATTACAAAAACGTTTGAATCAAGTGGCTTATCGTTTGTTATGGGCTTGTTTCGCCATTATCTTATTGATTTTTGGATTGGGATTATGGCAATCCCTGCCTTTTTTTAGTTTATTTACAAGTGCAGTGGGTTTAGCAGTAGCGGCAATTCCTGAAGGGCTGCCTGCTGTTGTTACTGTTGCGTTAGCTATGGGTGTTCAACGCATGGCGCGGCGCTCTGTTTTAGTGCGGCATATGTCTGCCGTAGAGACTTTAGGATGTTTACAGGTGATCTGTACAGACAAAACTGGAACTTTAACCATAGGTGAGATGACGGCTCGAAAATTAATAGCTGGCGGGATTATTCACACCATTCTTGGTGAAGGTTATGACATAGCAGGCAATTATTTACATGATTCTCGAGAAATTAATGCCAATCAAAATGCCGTGTTGCAACAAGTATTACGTGCAGCAGTTGCCTGTAATGAGGCTGAGCTTGATGAGGCTCATTCTTCTATCTTCGGCGATCCAACTGAAATTGCATTGTTAGTTGCCGCGGCAAAAGCTGGCATTTGGAAAAAAGAGATAGAACAGGAAATGCCTCGAGTCGCAGAATTGCCATTTGATTCAGAAAGAAAACGTATGTCTGTTATTCGGCGAAAAGAAGATGCCTATAAACTTTTTATAAAAGGTGCGCCAGAGGCTGTGCTAAAACGTTGTTCTAAGATCCTATTGCCGGAAGGCATTGAGCAAATATCGAAGGCTAGCCATATCCAAATACAACAATCGTGTGAATGGATGGCAGCTGACGGGTTGCGGATATTAGCCATTGCGGAGCGTCTACTGCCTGAAGGGATTGATTATTCACAGGTAGATGATTCCATTGAAGTTAATCTCACTTTGTTAGGTATAGTTGGCATGCAAGACCCGCCTCATCCAGAGGCTAAAAGAGCAGTACAACAATGCAAGACAGCAGGAATTAAAGCTGTCATGATCACGGGTGATCATCCGGCTACTGCCCAAGCTATTGCCCAAGAATTAGGGATTTTCTCACCTGGCGATAAAATTGTGACGGGTTCTGAGATTGAAAAAATGACCTCTAAAGACTTGGCGAATATTGTTAACGATATCACTGTATACGCCCGAGTTTCGCCAGAACATAAAATAAAAATAGTCGAAGCCTGGAAACAACGAGAAACCATTGTTGCCATGACAGGGGATGGTGTAAACGATGCTCCTGCTCTGAAAGCTGCCGCTGTTGGTATTGCGATGGGAAAAACCGCTACCGACGTCACAAAAGAAGCGGCTGATATTATTGTGACCGACAACAATTTTATGTCTATCGTAGCGGGTGTCGAAGAGGGCAGGACGATCTATAACAATATTTCAAAAACGTTATCTTATCTGCTCGCTGGAAACGCGGGTGAATTAATTGTCATGTTCATAGCCATATTGGTTGGTTGGCCTTTGCCACTTTTAGTCATTCAGTTATTGTGGATAAATTTAATCACTGATGGGCTACCCGCGATTGCATTGGCGACCGATGCGTCAGAACCCGACATTCTTAAACGTGCTCCTCGACCTACAAAAAAACCATTTATGGATAAAGCTTTCTTTCAGCGGGTCATTTTTATTGGCTGCCTTACTTCATTAGTGACATTGGGGACTTTTGCCTACTATTACCTTGGTTATCATGACTTAACTCAAGCAAGAGACTCCGCCTTTTCAGTATTGGTCACGGCTGAGCTATTGCGTGCTTTTGGTGCACGTAGCCATGAAAAAACAATTTGGCAAGTCAATATTTTTTCAAATTTGCGTTTATTTTTTATTGTAAGCGTTAGCTTCTTTCTTCAAGTTAGTATTCATCATGTCAGTATTTTGCAAAAGGTATTTGGTATTAAGCCAGTATCATTGCTAGAGTGTATCAGTTGGGTAGTGTTGGGCATGATCCCATTAGCTATAATGGAACTCCATAAAGGGATAAGGAATAGGAGAACATGA
- a CDS encoding multicopper oxidase domain-containing protein, translating into MKKEQKFQFWCAKSIVIFILGFLSLSDIQAENRVVDLHVGYKTVNFTGCPTKAVAVNDQIPAPTLHFKEGDYVTLNVYNHLDKGTSIHWHGILIPWQMDGVEGVNQKAIPPGCVFQYRFKLYQRGTYWYHAHAEAQEQDGLYGAFVIDPPATPHYQYTKDYVVVLSDWSDMGGHNIFLKLKKDGDYFSPRFPLQPSLTKFLHDYGKACPKERKKLLADYKMMQQMRMSIYDISDVAYDSYLLNGETKNCPWTAPVRVGDMVRLRFIGAAGSTIYRVKMHCANMQMVHVQGNDVKPYTINNFTIAPGETYDVLVKIQKHMPYIIYAESIDTLGKAYGALVTDPLQPILYNQVVPFPEPLPVTREMMMNMMMSMDHGSMGNGSMKHGAMDIKNHSWIKMAGEQQTMPSHTDQDMKSMMHNNSKEASHSKHSMQSSASNKMKHSMDMSQMDHSKMNMPKSDKASHEGMKHTSANGTTGKMTSHAQHGMSGGMKKNKGKMDHDMSMQDDMEDMQMPTEPSIIGDRICPTNSSKAMTMGTKYQDLTAAVATNDPNKPVYGIIKMELFGYMDRFIWFINGLPEYRAKPICILPGKRYRIIFSNNSMMRHPMHIHGHWFILRNDHGAHDPLLHTIEVPPGATAVADIDADASGQWFFHCHHLFHMMAGMARVFQYGTIIEVAHGTIPPENYASFEKYINRPIVREDITMPLDRSLIHHPVGHHQGFYMASLLDVGEDPYHNVQEVTFKGLYGGDYNKLELYTDDAELKEGKVENADIDIFYWHLISQFWAVKGGVNYFYRPGGPYWQPGIGIEGLMPYFIDTNVRIYCHEGSIKFDIELQRDTQITNNFFIRTGIRGISATKTVAEDELGSGLNQMRYTIRPYYRLMPGLNIFVEYEHDDDYGAFKSIQRKQGESTTEDTLTFGLSVLF; encoded by the coding sequence ATGAAAAAGGAGCAAAAATTTCAGTTTTGGTGCGCGAAAAGCATAGTTATTTTTATCCTAGGTTTTTTATCTTTATCTGACATTCAAGCTGAGAATCGAGTTGTCGATTTGCACGTTGGTTATAAGACCGTTAATTTTACTGGATGTCCTACCAAAGCCGTTGCTGTCAATGATCAAATTCCAGCACCCACATTGCATTTTAAAGAAGGGGATTATGTTACCCTTAATGTTTACAATCATCTCGATAAAGGTACCTCAATTCATTGGCATGGCATACTGATTCCTTGGCAAATGGATGGCGTAGAAGGTGTCAATCAGAAAGCCATTCCGCCTGGGTGTGTTTTTCAATACCGCTTCAAGCTCTATCAAAGAGGAACTTACTGGTACCATGCTCATGCAGAGGCACAAGAACAAGATGGTCTCTATGGTGCATTTGTCATTGATCCCCCGGCGACTCCACATTACCAATACACAAAAGATTATGTGGTTGTTTTGTCTGATTGGAGCGACATGGGTGGCCATAACATTTTTCTTAAGCTTAAAAAAGATGGGGATTATTTTTCTCCCCGATTTCCTTTGCAACCCTCTCTTACAAAATTTCTTCATGATTATGGAAAGGCATGTCCTAAGGAGCGCAAAAAATTACTTGCTGATTATAAAATGATGCAGCAAATGCGCATGAGTATCTATGACATAAGCGATGTTGCGTATGATAGCTATTTATTGAATGGTGAAACCAAAAACTGTCCCTGGACAGCGCCGGTAAGAGTCGGTGATATGGTTCGTTTACGTTTTATTGGCGCAGCAGGGAGTACCATTTATCGTGTAAAAATGCATTGCGCAAATATGCAAATGGTGCATGTACAAGGTAATGACGTGAAGCCTTATACCATTAACAATTTCACCATCGCGCCTGGTGAAACTTATGATGTGTTAGTCAAGATCCAAAAACATATGCCTTATATTATTTATGCAGAATCGATTGATACACTTGGCAAAGCATATGGCGCTTTAGTGACTGATCCCCTGCAACCTATCCTTTACAACCAAGTCGTCCCTTTTCCTGAACCGTTGCCTGTCACTCGGGAGATGATGATGAATATGATGATGTCCATGGATCATGGCTCGATGGGAAATGGGTCCATGAAACATGGGGCTATGGATATAAAAAATCATTCCTGGATAAAAATGGCTGGAGAACAACAGACAATGCCCTCTCATACTGACCAGGATATGAAATCAATGATGCATAACAACAGTAAAGAGGCAAGCCATTCTAAACATTCTATGCAGTCGTCGGCTTCAAATAAGATGAAACATAGCATGGATATGTCTCAAATGGATCATTCAAAAATGAATATGCCTAAGTCAGATAAAGCATCTCATGAAGGAATGAAACATACTTCTGCGAACGGAACGACGGGAAAAATGACATCTCATGCCCAACATGGGATGTCAGGTGGTATGAAAAAGAATAAAGGCAAGATGGATCATGACATGTCAATGCAAGATGACATGGAGGATATGCAGATGCCAACAGAACCCAGCATCATTGGCGATAGGATATGTCCTACAAATTCCTCAAAAGCCATGACGATGGGAACAAAGTATCAAGATTTAACAGCCGCTGTGGCGACTAACGATCCTAACAAACCTGTCTACGGCATTATAAAAATGGAATTATTTGGTTATATGGATCGTTTTATTTGGTTTATTAATGGCTTGCCTGAATACAGAGCAAAACCTATCTGCATTCTACCGGGAAAACGTTATCGCATTATATTTAGCAACAATTCCATGATGCGCCATCCTATGCACATTCATGGCCACTGGTTTATTTTGCGTAATGATCATGGCGCTCATGATCCTTTACTCCATACCATTGAGGTGCCACCGGGTGCGACAGCAGTGGCAGATATCGATGCCGATGCCAGTGGTCAATGGTTTTTCCATTGCCATCATCTTTTCCACATGATGGCGGGTATGGCAAGGGTTTTTCAATATGGGACCATCATCGAAGTGGCTCATGGAACTATACCACCCGAGAATTATGCTTCCTTCGAAAAATATATCAATCGACCCATTGTCAGAGAAGACATTACCATGCCTCTTGACCGCTCGCTCATTCATCACCCAGTAGGACATCATCAAGGATTTTATATGGCAAGCTTACTAGATGTGGGTGAAGATCCTTACCATAACGTACAGGAAGTGACGTTTAAAGGCTTATATGGTGGTGATTACAACAAGCTTGAACTCTATACCGATGATGCTGAGCTTAAAGAAGGAAAGGTGGAAAATGCTGATATCGACATTTTTTATTGGCATCTGATTAGCCAGTTTTGGGCCGTTAAAGGTGGTGTCAATTATTTCTACCGACCCGGTGGACCTTATTGGCAACCCGGTATCGGTATTGAAGGCTTAATGCCATATTTTATTGATACCAATGTCAGGATTTATTGTCACGAAGGCAGTATTAAATTCGATATTGAACTACAGCGTGATACACAAATTACCAATAACTTTTTTATCCGAACAGGCATCCGTGGTATTTCAGCAACTAAGACCGTTGCTGAAGATGAGCTTGGTAGTGGTTTAAATCAAATGCGTTATACTATTAGACCTTATTATCGACTCATGCCAGGCTTAAATATATTTGTCGAATATGAACATGACGATGACTACGGGGCATTTAAAAGTATTCAGCGTAAACAAGGAGAGTCGACTACAGAAGATACGTTGACTTTTGGATTGTCTGTTTTGTTTTGA